CGGCGCTGCCGGATGACCGGGGGCCTGCCCACGCTCAGCGTGGTGATCTGCTGTCGCAACAGCGCGTCCACTCTCGCCGGCACCTTGGAATCGGTGGCGGCGCAGGAGTACCCGGGCTGGTGGGAGACCGTGGTCGTGGACAACGGCTCCCGCGACGCCACCGTCGAGGTGGCCCAGGGGTTCGCCGGGCGACTGCCGAATCTCCGGGTGCTGCGGGTGCCGGAGCCGGGCTTCCAGGCGGCGGCGCTCAACCACGGCATCGCGCAGAGCACCGGTGAGGTGATCGTCTTTGTCGACAGCGACGACCTGACGGCTGCGGGCTACCTGGAGAAGATGGCCCGGGTACTGGCCGCCGTTCCGTACGCCGGCGGTGAACTGGAGGTCGGCCGGCTCAACCCGCCACCCGTGCGTGCCCGCCGCGACCTGTTGCAGAGCCGGCATATCGACGTGTTCTGCGACTACCGCCCGGCCGTCGTCGGCGCCTCGATGGGGGTTCGGCGCGAGGCGATCGCCCGGGTCGGGGGTTTCGACGAGGCCCTGCCCACCCAGCACGACCTGGACCTCTCCTGGCGGCTGGCCGAGGCCGGCGTGCCCGCGACCTTCGTGCCCGGCGCGGTGCTGCACTATCGCTACCGCCCCGGATCACGTGAGACCTTCTGGCAGGAGCGTGGTTACGGCCTCGGTGAGGTGGTGCTGTATCGCAAGTTCCGGGCCCGGGGTATGCCCGGCCGCAGTCCCCGCCAGGCTGTCGGCAGCTGGGCGAGGGTGCTGTTCGCCCTGCCAGGGGCGCTCAGCCCGGCCGGCCGGGCGAGGCTCGCCACGGTGACGGGCAAGGCGGTGGGCCGGCTGGAGGGCAGCCTGAAGCACCGGACGAGCTACCTCTGAAACCGCGAGCCCGTGCACGTCGGCGGCAACGGCCCCCAACGAACGGTCTTCTTGGGGGTCAGTGGCCCAGGAGCGGGGACATCAGGCGGGCCGCCACCGACTCGCGCTTCGTCAGGCGTTCCTCGGTGTCGGCCGCCGTCATCGCGGTCAGGCCGGCATTGGTGCCCAGCCAGCGCAGGGGTTCGGGCTCCCAGGTGGGGGAGCGGTGGCCCACCCAGGGCAGGTGCACCAGCTCGGTGTCGTGGCCCAGCACCAGATCGGCCAGGGTGCGTCCGGCCAGGTTCGTGGTGGACAGGCCGTCGCCCACGTAACCGCCGGCCCAGCCGATACCGGACGAGGCGTCCAGCCCGACCGAGGCGTTCCAGTCGCGGGCGATGCCCAGCGGGCCGCCCCAGCTGTGGGTGAACCCGAAATCGCGCAGGGCCGGGAAGAGTTCGGTCAGGGTCCGGCGCAGGGCGGCGAACACCCGGGGGTGCCGGTCGAAGGACGGATCGATGCGGGAACCGAAGTGGTACGGGGCCCCGCGCCCGCCGAAGGCGATGCGGTCGTCAGCGGTGCGCTGCCCGTAGATCACCAGATGGCGTGCATCGGTGAAGGTCTCACCCCGTGACAGGCCGACGGAAGACCAGAACGAGGCGGGCAGGGGCTCGGTCGCGACCATCAGGGAGTAGATCGGCGCGATGGCCCGGCGGGTGCCCGGCAACTGCGACGTCCAGGCCTCGGTGGCCCGGATGACGTGCTGCGCGTACACCGTCCCCCGGGCGG
This genomic interval from Kineosporia sp. NBRC 101731 contains the following:
- a CDS encoding glycosyltransferase family A protein; its protein translation is MTGGLPTLSVVICCRNSASTLAGTLESVAAQEYPGWWETVVVDNGSRDATVEVAQGFAGRLPNLRVLRVPEPGFQAAALNHGIAQSTGEVIVFVDSDDLTAAGYLEKMARVLAAVPYAGGELEVGRLNPPPVRARRDLLQSRHIDVFCDYRPAVVGASMGVRREAIARVGGFDEALPTQHDLDLSWRLAEAGVPATFVPGAVLHYRYRPGSRETFWQERGYGLGEVVLYRKFRARGMPGRSPRQAVGSWARVLFALPGALSPAGRARLATVTGKAVGRLEGSLKHRTSYL
- a CDS encoding FAD-binding oxidoreductase, which gives rise to MSYPSVSLWFDQAATAGDQLAPRPGLDGDLTVDVGIVGGGLTGLWTAYYLLRADPTLRVAVLEAEIAGFGASGRNGGWCSALFPVGVQAMARHHGLGPALDMRRAMNETVDEVGRVAAAEGIDCHFVKGGTIELARSAVQLERVRTSVAADEARGGIDQYEIWDAAQTAARVRASGVVGAGFTASCARLQPALLVRGLADVVERLGGQVLERTPALEILPRTPDNGTGGAGPRVRTARGTVYAQHVIRATEAWTSQLPGTRRAIAPIYSLMVATEPLPASFWSSVGLSRGETFTDARHLVIYGQRTADDRIAFGGRGAPYHFGSRIDPSFDRHPRVFAALRRTLTELFPALRDFGFTHSWGGPLGIARDWNASVGLDASSGIGWAGGYVGDGLSTTNLAGRTLADLVLGHDTELVHLPWVGHRSPTWEPEPLRWLGTNAGLTAMTAADTEERLTKRESVAARLMSPLLGH